The following proteins come from a genomic window of Nitrososphaerota archaeon:
- a CDS encoding metallophosphoesterase: MLIGIISDTHDNLIKIRETVNKLNEMNVELVLHAGDFVSPFTIKEFQKLKSRMITVFGNNDGDKSLLTQKLIQINAIVNNSFSVLDIDGLKIFLTHGDDIKAIDNIIKINLFDLLIRGHTHKKEVKKEGKTLIINPGEVCGYLSGESTIAIFNTISKEAEIISLE, from the coding sequence ATGTTGATTGGGATAATTAGTGATACACATGATAATTTAATAAAAATTAGAGAAACAGTAAATAAATTAAACGAAATGAATGTTGAATTAGTTCTACATGCGGGAGATTTTGTAAGTCCATTCACAATAAAAGAATTTCAAAAATTGAAATCAAGAATGATAACTGTTTTTGGAAATAATGATGGAGATAAAAGTCTTCTTACTCAAAAACTTATTCAAATAAATGCTATAGTAAATAATAGTTTTTCAGTATTAGATATAGATGGATTAAAAATTTTTTTAACACATGGAGATGATATAAAAGCAATAGATAATATTATTAAAATAAATTTATTTGATTTATTAATTAGAGGGCATACGCATAAAAAAGAAGTAAAAAAAGAAGGAAAAACTTTAATAATAAATCCAGGAGAAGTATGTGGATATTTATCAGGAGAATCAACAATAGCTATATTTAATACAATTTCAAAAGAAGCTGAAATAATTTCTTTAGAATAA
- the gap gene encoding type I glyceraldehyde-3-phosphate dehydrogenase, with protein MVLKIAINGFGRIGRLFFRAALENKEFNKKFDVVSINDITDAKTLAFLLKYDSVHRKINANVSYKEDKLIVNDKEINITAIKDPANLPWKDLGVDIVLESTGLFTDRENAIKHINAGAKKVIVSAPAKNPDVTIVLGVNEEIYDPKKHNIISMASCTTNCLAPMVKVLHKNFGVKRGLMTTTHAYTNDQRVLDLPHKDLRRARAAALSIIPTTTGAARAIGEVIPELKGKLDGIALRVPVPNGSITDLTVELEKETTAEEINKAFKEASETYLKGILEYCDEPIVSADILGNPHSAIFDALSTNVIGGKGNFAKVLAWYDNEWGFSHRLVELMNLIARKGF; from the coding sequence ATGGTTTTAAAAATTGCAATAAATGGTTTTGGAAGAATAGGAAGGCTTTTCTTTAGAGCAGCTTTAGAAAATAAAGAGTTTAATAAAAAATTTGATGTAGTAAGTATAAATGATATAACTGATGCAAAAACTCTCGCTTTTCTTTTAAAATACGATTCTGTTCATAGAAAAATTAATGCGAATGTTTCATATAAAGAAGATAAGCTAATAGTTAATGATAAAGAAATAAACATTACTGCAATTAAAGATCCAGCTAATCTCCCATGGAAAGATTTGGGTGTAGATATTGTTTTAGAATCTACTGGATTATTTACTGATAGAGAAAATGCAATAAAGCATATAAATGCTGGTGCAAAAAAAGTTATTGTTTCAGCACCTGCAAAAAATCCTGATGTAACAATTGTTTTAGGAGTTAATGAAGAAATTTATGATCCGAAAAAGCATAATATAATTTCAATGGCTTCATGTACTACAAATTGTTTAGCTCCTATGGTTAAAGTACTTCATAAAAATTTTGGTGTAAAAAGAGGATTAATGACTACAACTCATGCTTATACAAATGATCAAAGAGTACTTGATTTACCACATAAAGATTTAAGAAGAGCAAGAGCAGCAGCATTATCTATTATTCCTACAACTACAGGAGCAGCGAGAGCAATAGGAGAAGTAATACCTGAATTAAAAGGTAAGCTTGATGGAATTGCTTTAAGAGTACCTGTGCCAAACGGTTCGATAACAGATCTTACAGTTGAACTTGAAAAAGAAACAACTGCAGAAGAAATAAATAAAGCATTTAAGGAAGCTTCTGAAACTTATTTAAAAGGAATACTTGAATATTGTGATGAACCAATAGTTTCTGCAGATATACTAGGCAATCCTCATTCAGCAATATTCGATGCTTTAAGCACAAATGTTATAGGTGGAAAAGGGAATTTTGCTAAAGTTTTAGCATGGTATGATAATGAATGGGGTTTCTCACATAGATTAGTTGAACTTATGAATCTCATAGCAAGAAAAGGCTTTTAA
- a CDS encoding site-specific integrase gives MNRPEVIEGFKFPAKSINVNVNIPNKEQLKEFYESLDKPVARALFLLYATSGLRKREVLNLRIGDIDFEKRMIIPNNNGNRTKRTWITFYNDEAAKAFKEYLGDWTKLDKNMKIFSKGVKYFVMKYRLWNKEKGIKISPQILREWFCNEMGKLGVADRYVDAFCGRVPRSILAAYYTDYSPEKLKEIYDKADLRILD, from the coding sequence TTGAATAGGCCGGAAGTTATAGAAGGCTTTAAGTTTCCTGCTAAATCGATTAATGTGAATGTGAATATTCCAAATAAGGAGCAGCTAAAAGAATTTTATGAAAGTTTAGATAAGCCGGTGGCTAGAGCATTATTTTTATTATATGCGACGAGTGGATTAAGGAAAAGGGAAGTATTGAATTTAAGAATAGGCGATATTGATTTTGAAAAGAGAATGATTATTCCTAATAATAATGGAAATAGGACTAAAAGGACGTGGATAACATTTTATAATGATGAAGCAGCAAAAGCATTTAAAGAGTATTTAGGAGATTGGACGAAATTGGATAAGAATATGAAAATATTTAGTAAAGGTGTGAAATATTTCGTTATGAAATATCGTTTATGGAATAAAGAGAAGGGGATTAAGATAAGTCCGCAAATATTACGTGAATGGTTTTGTAATGAAATGGGGAAATTAGGAGTAGCCGATAGGTACGTTGATGCATTTTGCGGAAGGGTGCCACGCAGCATATTAGCAGCTTATTATACAGATTACAGTCCTGAAAAGTTAAAGGAGATATATGATAAAGCAGATTTAAGAATATTGGATTAA
- a CDS encoding rhomboid family intramembrane serine protease encodes MFPLRDENPTRTKPFITWTIIIITILVFIWQFQNNMNEEIIYNYGEIPILILKGEKLYTLITSIFLHGSILHIFGNMLYLFVFGDNVEDRFGHFKFLILYFLFGIAGSLTHSIIAYTSDSMDLLIPAIGASGAISGILGAYIVLFPKARIISIVPSYFFIRIARIPAIFFIGFWFILQFLYGVLSVTTGVAYWAHIGGFISGFIIAIFYRLIYK; translated from the coding sequence ATGTTTCCTCTTCGCGATGAAAACCCAACAAGAACTAAACCATTTATAACATGGACAATAATAATTATCACAATTTTAGTTTTTATTTGGCAATTTCAAAATAATATGAATGAAGAAATAATATACAATTATGGAGAAATACCAATTTTAATATTGAAAGGAGAGAAACTCTATACATTAATAACTTCTATATTTCTTCATGGTAGTATCCTTCATATATTTGGAAATATGCTATATTTATTCGTTTTTGGAGATAATGTTGAAGATAGATTTGGGCATTTCAAATTTTTAATATTATATTTCCTATTTGGAATAGCAGGAAGTTTAACACATTCTATTATTGCATATACTTCCGATAGTATGGATCTTTTAATTCCTGCAATAGGTGCATCTGGAGCTATTTCAGGAATATTAGGAGCATATATAGTTCTTTTTCCAAAAGCTAGAATTATTAGTATTGTTCCAAGCTATTTTTTTATTAGAATTGCCAGAATTCCAGCTATTTTCTTTATAGGATTTTGGTTTATACTTCAATTTTTATATGGTGTATTAAGTGTTACAACTGGTGTAGCTTATTGGGCACACATAGGTGGATTCATTTCAGGTTTTATAATAGCTATATTTTATAGATTAATCTATAAATAA
- the pgk gene encoding phosphoglycerate kinase: MSKDRKYKTLDDFDFKNKTVILRIDINSPIDEKTGEILDESRFIEHSITVNELLEKGAKVIILAHQGRKGDKDFTTFEKHAKVLSKHVKGKVKYVPDILGDKALKEIKNLKSGEALLLENIRMIDEETEEKAPEEHAKGEIVSKLAPLAQIYVNDAFAAAHRAHASTVGFIPVLPTAIGRIMERELKALEKIVDNPEKPCIYIVGGAKPKESFNVIKYILERDIADLVLTGGMIAQVFLKVSNINLGNENEKIIEKLGFKPLMPKAEEIIKKYKDRIVTPIDFGIEVNGKRKNIMIHEFPTEYVIKDVGIYTTQLYSFIVRLAKAIVMNGPLGVFEEKDFSYGTFEVFKAVGISKAFSVLGGGHTIAALKKSGLERNFSYVSTAGGALISYISGEKMPVIDALKKYS, from the coding sequence ATGTCAAAGGATAGAAAATATAAAACTTTAGATGATTTTGATTTTAAGAATAAAACTGTAATTTTAAGAATAGATATAAATTCTCCAATAGATGAGAAAACTGGAGAAATACTTGATGAAAGCAGATTTATTGAACATTCTATTACAGTAAATGAGCTTTTAGAAAAAGGAGCAAAAGTAATAATTCTAGCACATCAAGGTAGAAAAGGGGATAAAGATTTTACAACATTTGAAAAACATGCAAAAGTATTAAGCAAACATGTTAAAGGCAAAGTAAAATATGTTCCAGATATACTTGGAGATAAAGCTTTAAAAGAAATAAAAAATTTGAAAAGTGGAGAAGCTCTTTTACTTGAAAATATTAGAATGATAGATGAAGAAACAGAGGAGAAAGCTCCTGAAGAACATGCAAAGGGAGAAATAGTTTCAAAACTTGCTCCTTTAGCACAAATATATGTAAACGATGCATTTGCTGCAGCACATAGAGCTCATGCTTCTACTGTAGGCTTCATTCCAGTTCTTCCAACAGCAATAGGAAGGATTATGGAGCGAGAATTAAAAGCATTAGAAAAAATAGTTGATAATCCTGAAAAACCTTGTATATATATTGTAGGGGGAGCTAAACCTAAAGAAAGCTTTAATGTTATAAAATACATATTAGAAAGAGATATAGCAGATTTAGTTTTAACAGGTGGAATGATAGCTCAAGTTTTTCTAAAAGTTTCAAATATTAATTTAGGAAATGAGAATGAGAAAATAATTGAAAAACTAGGTTTCAAACCTCTTATGCCTAAAGCAGAAGAAATAATAAAAAAATATAAAGATAGGATTGTAACACCAATCGATTTTGGTATAGAAGTTAATGGAAAAAGAAAGAATATAATGATACATGAATTTCCAACAGAATATGTAATAAAAGATGTGGGGATTTATACAACTCAATTGTATAGCTTTATTGTACGTTTAGCGAAAGCAATTGTTATGAATGGACCATTAGGAGTTTTTGAAGAAAAAGATTTTTCATATGGAACCTTTGAAGTTTTTAAAGCTGTAGGAATATCGAAAGCATTCAGTGTACTAGGTGGTGGGCACACAATAGCAGCTTTGAAGAAAAGTGGTTTGGAAAGAAACTTTTCATACGTAAGCACAGCTGGAGGAGCACTTATATCTTATATTTCTGGAGAAAAAATGCCAGTAATTGATGCATTAAAGAAATATTCTTAA